In Vibrio hippocampi, the following are encoded in one genomic region:
- a CDS encoding glycoside hydrolase family 3 N-terminal domain-containing protein, whose protein sequence is MSEIYKNEQYSIQERVCDLLSRMTIEEKVGQLMQLPAHFGGFTDKLEEWHVGSYLHCTGDDATTLQQRAANTRLGIPLIFGIDAIHGHCFDNHATVFPTQLSASSSWDKDLMYRMARVTAKETRATGQHWTFSPVLCVARDARWGRINETYGEDPWLIGEMAAETIKGYQGDGPNREDSILACAKHYVAYGETLGGRDSYECDTSRRKLLSLFMPPFEKAVKEANVASLMTGYHAIDGVPCTVDKWLLTDVAKTDWGLDGFIVTDWENVRSLHTKQYVCENEKEACYRSLLAGNDMIMSTPEFYPLTIELINEGRIDISVVDTAVERILTKKFELGLFDDMRFFTAEKSSVMGIKPHLDVSLEASLKSMVLLKNNGLLPVDSADIKKILVVGPNAHDVIAQLGDWSFGSMQAGATNDTYHRDQTTTVFQALQKASQVHGFELEFIKGSDCVDENFDEISQIEQALPGVDLVVACVGDTLSQNGEFHDRADLNLSGKQQAMLEAVKASGSPLVVALIASKPLSIPWIAENADALVCGFNPGPYGGEAFKQVLFGEHNPSGKLTVSFPVHVGQLPVYYNKYVGWHAQSSGQLNGEERYIDMPKDPLFSFGEGLSYSQYVYSTIRTSRQTIEPNQDISVSMNVTNTSQVDGTEIVQVYLRDLYSSYTTPVKKLCGFARVDIKAGETRAVDITIPFEELALIDSSLNKVVEAGDFHIMVGSSSKDCDLTVLTINLTKDCVVMKSN, encoded by the coding sequence ATGTCTGAAATCTATAAAAATGAACAATATTCTATTCAAGAGCGAGTATGTGACCTGCTAAGCCGCATGACCATAGAAGAGAAAGTAGGTCAGCTTATGCAATTGCCCGCCCACTTTGGGGGGTTTACTGACAAGCTAGAAGAGTGGCATGTTGGCAGCTATTTACACTGTACTGGAGATGACGCGACAACTTTACAACAACGTGCTGCCAATACTCGTCTAGGTATCCCCTTGATCTTTGGTATCGATGCCATTCATGGTCATTGCTTTGATAATCACGCAACAGTTTTCCCTACTCAACTTTCGGCGTCTTCAAGCTGGGATAAAGATTTGATGTACCGAATGGCGAGAGTAACGGCAAAAGAAACTCGAGCCACCGGTCAGCATTGGACATTCTCACCAGTACTATGTGTAGCTAGGGACGCACGTTGGGGGCGCATTAATGAGACCTATGGCGAAGACCCATGGTTGATTGGTGAAATGGCAGCAGAAACCATAAAAGGTTATCAGGGCGATGGTCCCAACAGAGAAGACTCGATTTTAGCATGTGCCAAGCACTATGTCGCATACGGTGAAACACTTGGGGGGCGCGATTCTTATGAATGTGATACATCAAGACGAAAGCTGCTTTCACTTTTCATGCCTCCATTCGAGAAAGCCGTAAAAGAAGCAAACGTTGCTTCGCTCATGACAGGGTACCATGCGATTGATGGTGTACCTTGTACTGTGGATAAGTGGCTACTTACTGATGTCGCAAAAACAGATTGGGGGCTTGATGGTTTTATCGTGACAGACTGGGAAAATGTACGTTCACTACACACCAAGCAATATGTGTGCGAAAACGAGAAGGAAGCGTGCTACCGTTCTTTATTGGCAGGCAACGACATGATTATGTCCACACCTGAGTTTTATCCACTGACAATTGAGTTGATCAATGAAGGTCGTATTGATATTTCAGTTGTTGATACCGCAGTTGAGCGAATCCTAACGAAAAAATTCGAGTTAGGATTATTTGACGATATGCGATTTTTCACTGCTGAAAAGTCCTCGGTGATGGGTATAAAGCCACACCTTGACGTTTCTCTTGAGGCCAGCCTTAAGAGTATGGTGCTATTGAAAAATAATGGTCTACTACCGGTCGATTCTGCAGACATTAAGAAAATCTTAGTTGTCGGTCCAAACGCGCATGATGTGATTGCTCAGCTTGGTGACTGGTCCTTTGGTTCTATGCAAGCAGGGGCAACCAACGATACTTATCACCGTGACCAAACAACAACCGTATTTCAAGCACTACAAAAAGCCTCTCAGGTCCATGGTTTTGAACTAGAGTTCATTAAAGGTTCTGATTGCGTGGATGAAAACTTTGATGAGATTTCGCAGATTGAACAAGCATTACCGGGCGTCGATCTAGTCGTCGCATGTGTTGGTGATACCTTATCACAAAATGGTGAATTCCATGATCGTGCTGATCTTAACTTATCAGGTAAGCAGCAAGCTATGCTTGAAGCGGTTAAAGCATCAGGCTCACCATTAGTTGTGGCTCTCATCGCTTCTAAGCCGTTGAGCATTCCTTGGATTGCAGAGAATGCAGACGCGCTGGTATGTGGCTTTAACCCCGGTCCGTATGGAGGTGAAGCCTTCAAACAAGTGTTGTTCGGAGAGCATAACCCATCAGGAAAACTTACGGTATCTTTCCCTGTTCACGTAGGGCAATTACCCGTCTATTATAATAAATATGTTGGCTGGCATGCTCAAAGCAGTGGTCAGTTGAATGGCGAAGAACGCTATATTGATATGCCAAAAGACCCTTTGTTTAGTTTTGGTGAAGGTCTATCTTACAGCCAATACGTTTATTCAACGATTAGAACGTCTCGACAGACTATAGAGCCAAATCAAGATATCAGTGTATCAATGAACGTGACCAATACCTCGCAAGTGGATGGTACTGAGATCGTTCAAGTTTACCTGCGTGATCTGTACTCTAGCTATACTACTCCGGTGAAAAAACTGTGTGGCTTTGCACGTGTTGATATCAAGGCTGGAGAGACTCGCGCTGTGGACATTACCATACCTTTTGAAGAGCTAGCTCTAATAGATTCTAGTTTGAATAAGGTGGTTGAGGCAGGTGACTTTCACATCATGGTTGGGTCATCGTCTAAAGATTGCGATCTAACCGTATTGACAATTAACTTGACCAAAGATTGCGTTGTGATGAAATCCAACTAG